In Colletotrichum destructivum chromosome 8, complete sequence, the following proteins share a genomic window:
- a CDS encoding Putative glycoside hydrolase family 47, six-hairpin glycosidase-like superfamily, giving the protein MLSQLLVLAHLCLLWPLAVSAISPARLAELRNATTQVFHHGWDNYMRIAFPEDELRPISCTPLTRDPANPGNYDLNDVLGNYSLTLIDSLSTLAILAGTPSDQNTAVWALQEFQQSVTAFVEYYGDGRRGPSGKGRRARGFDLDSKVQVFETVIRGVGGLLSAHLFAVGELPIPGYNPGHVFNEDEESDPLELHPVSWPNGFKYDGQLLRLALDLAERLLPAFYTKTGLPYPRVNLRHGIPFYVNSPLHKVSRDDPDSPRATNEKTDTCSAGAGSLVLEFTVLSRLTGDPRFEQLAKRAFWAVWKAKSEIGLIGNAIDPEKGEWVSFDAGIGAGIDSFFEYALKSHILLSGHELPNITISEPPTDRQWLDPNTLHDTPLTPEENSAGAFLEAWHHAHAAIKRHLYNDAHHPYYMTGHRTRGYAFTSWIDSLAAFYPGLLAMAGEVEEAEEANLLYTALWTRYGALPERWSVRDRQVDSGIGWWPGRPEFIESNYYLYRATNDPWYVHVGEMVLSDIKRLCYTKCGWSGLQNVDTGEKADRMQSFFLGETTKYLYLLFDPEHPLNKLDAAYVFTTEAHPLIIPRRRTKPKKKPNYRQQATSVDVYYDENFTNTCPAPTKQVPLTGSVLAARRDVFHAASFVNLHTISNPRSGVEFVSAGKGSNGSISRYKANHTFFPWTLPRSLIPDNGTCAALPFKPTLIIEFPSSIQQGSVGSAFNNLFANTAAFKTPVGVRISALSGLKVHFVQEDSFDSAYDHTWRVTQVNHMPLGRDEPVHIDADLLKGITDPLFNRVRYNGFVELVMMHGEPEERNASAPVPAEGLEVDIGDLDDQVQLTEEARSELAEDQAAGKSMNTAYRSMLKSMIRAVTSVFDPTNTPAPHPAGDQAEFHVESYMGALAVGKGAVPLPDIPDASIPADDTPPSLPWQTVYRAGLGCDGRLPDEAPRHHQVIVMRRGGCSFSEKMANIPSYTPSARSLQLVIIVDEDELETNYVLSAPDLWEYDMIKPHLDVEQITPAGLRRPHPIAMVMIRGGGPEAYEKFGNALGVGVRRKYFIETQGRRVDNIIVL; this is encoded by the exons ATGCTATCGCAACTACTTGTCCTGGCTCACCTGTGTCTTCTATGGCCCCTAGCCGTGTCCGCGATCAGCCCTGCCCGCCTCGCGGAACTTCGAAACGCGACCACACAGGTCTTCCACCATGGATGGGACAACTACATGCGCATTGCGTTTCCGGAAGATGAG CTGCGACCGATCTCTTGCACCCCACTCACGCGCGATCCCGCGAATCCCGGAAACTACGATCTCAATGATGTCCTCGGGAACTACTCCCTTACCCTCATCGACAGCTTATCGACTTTGGCGATACTTGCCGGCACTCCGTCTGATCAAAACACCGCTGTATGGGCCTTGCAGGAATTCCAGCAGAGCGTGACGGCTTTCGTGGAATACTacggagacggcagacgAGGCCCTTCTGGGAAAGGACGAAGAGCACGAGGGTTTGATCTTGACAGCAAAGTACAGGTCTTCGAGACGGTCATTAGAGGGGTAGGCGGCTTGCTGAGCGCGCACCTGTTCGCCGTCGGAGAATTACCCATACCGGGCTACAACCCAGGCCACGTTttcaacgaggacgaggagtcGGACCCATTGGAGCTGCATCCGGTATCCTGGCCGAACGGTTTCAAGTATGATGGCCAACTTCTAAGGCTAGCGTTGGATCTCGCGGAGCGACTTCTGCCGGCGTTCTACACAAAGACAGGTCTACCGTACCCGAGGGTCAACTTGCGACACGGCATTCCGTTCTACGTCAACTCCCCGCTCCATAAAGTCTCCCGAGATGACCCAGACTCGCCTCGAGCTACGAACGAGAAAACGGACACGTGCAGCGCCGGCGCAGGAAGTCTCGTTTTGGAGTTCACTGTCCTCAGCCGGCTCACGGGCGATCCAAGATTCGAGCAGTTGGCCAAGCGAGCGTTTTGGGCCGTCTGGAAAGCCAAGAGCGAGATAGGTCTTATTGGAAACGCTATCGACCCTGAAAAAGGCGAATGGGTCAGTTTCGACGCGGGAATAGGTGCTGGCATTGACAGTTTCTTCGAATATGCCCTGAAAAGCCATATCCTGCTGTCTGGCCATGAGCTCCCGAACATCACGATATCAGAGCCACCCACGGACCGACAGTGGCTCGATCCCAACACGCTGCACGATacgccgttgacgccggAGGAAAACTCCGCAGGGGCGTTTCTGGAGGCCTGGCACCATGCACATGCGGCCATCAAGCGTCATTTATATAATGACGCGCATCACCCATACTATATGACGGGCCACCGTACCCGTGGATACGCTTTCACGAGCTGGATTGACAGCCTCGCCGCATTTTATCCCGGCCTGCTTGCTATGGCCGGCGAAGTTGAGGAGGCCGAAGAAGCCAACTTGCTCTACACAGCGCTCTGGACTCGCTATGGTGCTTTACCCGAACGATGGTCGGTACGCGACCGACAGGTTGATTCCGGCATCGGCTGGTGGCCTGGTCGACCTGAGTTCATCGAGTCGAACTACTACCTGTACCGTGCTACGAATGACCCGTGGTATGTACACGTCGGAGAGATGGTTCTAAGTGACATCAAGAGGTTATGTTACACAAAGTGCGGTTGGTCCGGACTGCAGAACGTCGACACAGGGGAGAAGGCCGACCGCATGCAGAGCTTTTTCTTGGGCGAAACAACCAAGTACCTATACTTGCTTTTCGACCCAGAGCACCCCTTGAACAAGCTTGATGCTGCTTATGTTTTCACAACCGAGGCGCATCCTCTAATTATCCCTCGACGAAGGACGAAGCCGAAGAAAAAGCCGAATTACCGCCAGCAGGCCACGAGCGTCGATGTTTACTATGACGAGAACTTTACAAACACCTGCCCTGCTCCCACAAAACAAGTCCCCTTGACAGGGTCGGTTCTTGCCGCGCGGCGCGACGTCTTTCACGCGGCAAGCTTCGTCAACCTCCACACTATCTCCAATCCGCGGAGTGGTGTAGAGTTCGTCTCTGCAGGCAAAGGAAGCAATGGGTCCATTTCCAGATACAAAGCAAACCATACCTTCTTCCCTTGGACGTTGCCGCGATCTCTCATTCCAGACAACGGCACCTGCGCGGCGTTGCCTTTCAAGCCTACGCTCATCATCGAATTCCCGTCAAGCATCCAACAAGGCAGTGTCGGCAGCGCCTTCAACAACCTTTTCGCAAACACTGCCGCCTTCAAAACACCTGTGGGCGTCAGGATATCTGCTCTGAGCGGGCTGAAAGTCCATTTTGTACAAGAGGACTCCTTCGACTCTGCCTATGATCATACCTGGCGGGTTACGCAGGTTAACCACATGCCTCTAGGACGAGACGAACCAGTCCACATCGACGCAGATCTTCTGAAGGGCATCACCGACCCTCTCTTTAACCGCGTTCGGTACAACGGATTCGTTGAGCTCGTCATGATGCACGGAGAACCGGAGGAGCGTAACGCCAGCGCTCCCGTGCCAGCTGAGGGATTAGAAGTTGACATTGGCGATCTCGACGACCAGGTTCAGCTCACCGAAGAGGCCAGATCTGAACTTGCGGAAGACCAAGCTGCGGGCAAGAGCATGAACACTGCCTACAGGTCTATGCTGAAGTCCATGATCCGCGCTGTCACATCGGTCTTCGACCCCACCAATACGCCGGCGCCTCATCCCGCAGGGGATCAGGCAGAGTTCCATGTCGAGAGTTACATGGGTGCCTTGGCCGTGGGCAAGGGAGCGGTTCCGCTCCCCGATATCCCCGACGCGTCCATTCCCGCCGACGACACCCCGCCGAGCCTTCCGTGGCAGACAGTGTACCGCGCCGGTCTTGGCTGCGACGGCCGCCTGCCGGATGAGGCGCCGCGTCATCACCAAGTCATCGTCATGCGCCGGGGGGGCTGCTCATTCAGCGAGAAGATGGCTAATATCCCCTCCTACACCCCATCGGCACGCTCCCTGcagctcgtcatcatcgtcgacgaggatgagctAGAGACCAACTATGTCTTAAGCGCCCCAGACTTGTGGGAGTACGACATGATCAAACCTCATCTCGATGTCGAGCAAATCACCCCGGCGGGACTGCGGCGGCCGCATCCCATTGCCATGGTGATGATTCGCGGTGGTGGACCTGAGGCTTACGAGAAGTTTGGAAACGCTCTGGGGGTGGGCGTCCGCAGGAAGTACTTTATCGAGACGCAAGGACGGAGGGTGGACAACATCATAGTTCTATGA